A region of the Candidatus Methylomirabilota bacterium genome:
AGCTTTCGCCGCCGTGAGGTTTATCACGAGCTCGAACTTCGTGGGCTGTTCGACCGGCAGGTCCGCGGGTCGGGCGCCCTTGAGAGTTTTGTCGATGTAGGTCCCAGTGCGCCGTAGGAGCTCCGGAAGGCTCGTTCCATAGCTCATGAGGGCCCCCAGCTCAACCGCCTCCCTGTTGTTGAACACCCCGTATCGTGGCACTCGCCGCGAGACACCGGCTACCCTCTGCGCGTTCGGCAAAAAGCATCGTGCTCGGGAAGACGGCAAAGTCCTGGCGGCGGCCTCGGCCTCCTTCAACATGTCCCGCATCGTGCTGTCGGCGAATGCCCCCGGATGCCATAAAATCGCGATGCGGGTGGCCCGGGGAAGAGCCTCGGTGAGCAGCGCCAGGTGCTTGGGGACGAGCGTCGGGCCCAGGAACGTGGTGCCTGTGAGATTCCCGCCTGGGCGTGCGAGGCTGGCAACCAGGCCGTCTCCGACAGGATCGCCCATAGCCATGACGATGATAGGGATCGTCGCAGTCGCGGCCCGCGCGGCGCGGCCCGCCGGCGTCGCTCCAGCGACGATGAGATCGACCTTCAGGCGAGCAAGTTCGGCCGCGAGACCGGGGAGCCGCTCGATATTCCCATCGGCAGCGCGATATTCGATCAGGATGTTCCGACCTTCGACATATCCGTGGTCGCGCAGCCCCTGCCTGAAGGCGTCGAGGGATGCCTTCGTCTCGGGCATCTCGAGCGCTCCCGTGATCAGAACCCCTATCCGGGGGACTTTTCCCGGTTCCTGCGCCTGAAGCGCGAGCGCTCCAGCGAGGCAGAGGAGGATAGCCGCCGCGCCACGACCGGCAGTCTTCAGCACCCCCCTAGCTCGGTCAGGCAGTCGACGCGGCAGGGGGGATGCCCGGTGGCGAAACCGGCCGCGCGGCCTCACGAGCCCGGGGGCGCCTCGCGCAGCGCCGCGTCGATGATGGCGGGCAGGCGGTCCAGCGCCGACGCGCCCTCCAGGCGGGCCACCAGATGCCCCTTGAGGTCCATCACGACGGTGTAGGGGGTGCCTTTGAAGCCGAAGCGGTTGCCGATGTTGAGCTGGGGGTCCAAGGCTACGGGATAGGCCACCTTCTGGGCCCGGATGAACTTCCGGGCGTCAACCTGCGTGTCCTGGACGTGAACAGCCACGAACTCCACCGCCTGCCCGCGATAGCGCTCCACCAGGCGGCTGAACGCCCGTGACTCCCGGGCGCAGGCCCGGCAGTAGGAGGCCTGGAAGCGCACCACGAGGACCTTCTTGCCGGTGATCTCGCGGGAATCGATGACCCGGGAGTCGTTGAGCGGCTCCACTCGAAGTCCCGGCGCTTCTCCCAGGTGGTCCGCCCGACCGGAACCCGGGATGGCGGCGATCACCAGCGCCAGCGCGAGCGCCAGCACGAGACGGTGGCCCGGACCCACACGCGTATAATAAGCCCGGTGCGCGACCTAGAGCACGAACTGCGGAAGGTCATCTCGGGCGACGTCCGCTTCGACCGTACCTCCCGGCTCCTCTACGCCACCGACGCCTCGATGTACCAGGCGGAGCCGATCGGGGTGGTCATCCCCCGCGAGGTGTCCGACGTGCAGGCCGCCGTGGAAGCGGCCTGGAAGTTGGGCGCTCCGCTCTTGCCTCGGGGTGGTGGTACCGCGCTCAGCGGCCAGACCGTGAACCACGCCCTGGTGATCGACTTCTCCGCCCATCTCAACCGCGTGCTGGAGGTCAACATCGAGGAGCGGTGGGCGCGGGTGGGGCCGGGGCTGGTGCAGGACGAGCTGAACCACCACGTGCGCCCGCTGGGGCTCCTGTTCGGGCCCGACACGTCGACCTCCAACCGGGCCACCCTGGGAGGCATGATCGGCAACAATTCCGGGGGATCCCACTCCATCGCCTACGGCCTCACGGTCGATCACGTCCTCGAGCTCACCACGCTCCTGGCGGATGGCACGCGGCTCGTCTTCGGCGAGCTCACGGCCGACGAGTTCGCCGCCAAGTGTCGGCTCCCCGGCCGCGAGGGTGACATCTATCGCGCGGTGGACCGCCTGCGCACCGCCTATGCCGACGAGATCCGCGCCCGCTACCCCGCGCACTGGCGGCGGGTCGCCGGTTACAACCTCAACGAGCTCGTCGGCGTCGGGGTGAAGCCCGGTTCGTACGCCGGCGGCGGCAACGGCGCGCCGCGGCCACTGAGCATGGCCCGGCTCCTGGTCGGTTCGGAAGGCACGCTCGTGACGGTCGTGGAGGCCAAGGTGCGGCTGATGCCGCGGCCCCGGGCCACGGCCCTGGACGTGATCCACTTCGCGGAGATGCAAGAGGCGCTGGAGGCGTCCCAGGCGATCCTGGAATCCGGTCCCTATGCGGTCGAGCTCACCGACAAGATGATCCTGGATCTGGCCCGCGGGAACATCGAGCACCGACAGCGAGCGGCCTTCATCCAGGGCGATCCCGCCGCGATCCTGATGGTGGAGTACGCGGGCGACCGCGAGGCCGAAGTCCGGGCCAAGGTGGAGACGCTGGAGGCCCGGCGCCAGCGCGAGCGGTTCGGGTACGCCGCCCACATCACGTACGACCCGGCCGCCCAGCAGTCCATCTGGAAGCTACGCAAGGCGGGGCTCGGGCTGCTGCTGGGCATGAAGGGCGACCGCAAGCCGATCGCCTTCGTCGAGGACACCGCCGTCGAGCCCCGGCACCTGCCGAAGTTCGTGGAGCGCTTTCGCGAGATCGTCGCCCGTCACGACACCGAGGGCGCCTACTACGGCCACTGCTCGGTGGGCTGCCTGCACATCCGGCCCGTCATCAACCTCAAGACCCCGCGTGGCCTCGAGCAGGTGCGGGCGATCGCCGACGAGATCACCGACCTGGTGCTGGAGTTCGGCGGGACCATCTCCAGCGAGCACGGCGATGGCCGGGCCCGCAGTCCCTTCCTGGAGCGCATGTACGGCCCGACCCTCATGCGGGCGTTCCGCGAGCTCAAGCAGGCGTTCGACCCCGACAACCGCATGAACCCGGGGAACCTGGTCGAGAGCCCCGGCATCACCGAGCACATGCGCTACGGCGCCCAATACACGACGTGGGAGCCGTCGACGCTGCTGGACTTCAGGGGGCAGGGAGGGTTTGCCGCGGCCGTCGAGATGTGCAACGGCGTCGGGGTCTGCCGCAAGACGCTGGAGGGCACCATGTGCCCCTCCTACATGGCGACCCGGGACGAGGAGCACTCCACGCGCGGGCGGGCCAACGCGCTGCGGGCGGTCTTGTCCGGGCAGGTACCGGCCGGGGAGTTCACGGGCAAGCGCCTGTACGAGGTGATGGATCTGTGCCTGGAGTGCAAGGGCTGCAAGGCCGAGTGCCCGTCCAACGTCGACATGGCCAAGCTGAAGTACGAGTTCCTGCACCACTACTACCGCGCCAACGGGCTGCCCCTGCGCAACCGACTCTTCGGCCACCTCGCCCGCGTGAGCGCGCTGGGCGCCGCGGCCCCGTGGTTGGTGAACCGCCTCTCCGCGCTGGCTCCCAGCCGGTGGCTGCTGGAGAAGATCGCGGGAATCGACCGCCGCCGGCCGCTGCCGCCGCTGGCGGCCCAGACGTTCACGGACTGGTTCGCGCGGCGACCCGCGCCGGCGGCGGCATCGAAGGGCGACGTCGTGCTCTTCCACGACACGTTCGTGACCTACAACGTCCCCGAGATCGGCCAGGCCGCCGTGGGCCTGCTGGAGGCGGCCGGGTACCGTGTCGTGCTCGTCGACCGCAAGTGCTGCGGGCGGCCCCTCATCTCCAAGGGGCTGCTGGACCAGGCGCGCGAGCACGCAGCCTGGAACGTGGCGC
Encoded here:
- a CDS encoding ABC transporter substrate-binding protein, translating into MLKTAGRGAAAILLCLAGALALQAQEPGKVPRIGVLITGALEMPETKASLDAFRQGLRDHGYVEGRNILIEYRAADGNIERLPGLAAELARLKVDLIVAGATPAGRAARAATATIPIIVMAMGDPVGDGLVASLARPGGNLTGTTFLGPTLVPKHLALLTEALPRATRIAILWHPGAFADSTMRDMLKEAEAAARTLPSSRARCFLPNAQRVAGVSRRVPRYGVFNNREAVELGALMSYGTSLPELLRRTGTYIDKTLKGARPADLPVEQPTKFELVINLTAAKALGVTIPQSLLLRADQIIN
- a CDS encoding TlpA disulfide reductase family protein — encoded protein: MGPGHRLVLALALALVIAAIPGSGRADHLGEAPGLRVEPLNDSRVIDSREITGKKVLVVRFQASYCRACARESRAFSRLVERYRGQAVEFVAVHVQDTQVDARKFIRAQKVAYPVALDPQLNIGNRFGFKGTPYTVVMDLKGHLVARLEGASALDRLPAIIDAALREAPPGS
- a CDS encoding FAD-linked oxidase C-terminal domain-containing protein — encoded protein: MRDLEHELRKVISGDVRFDRTSRLLYATDASMYQAEPIGVVIPREVSDVQAAVEAAWKLGAPLLPRGGGTALSGQTVNHALVIDFSAHLNRVLEVNIEERWARVGPGLVQDELNHHVRPLGLLFGPDTSTSNRATLGGMIGNNSGGSHSIAYGLTVDHVLELTTLLADGTRLVFGELTADEFAAKCRLPGREGDIYRAVDRLRTAYADEIRARYPAHWRRVAGYNLNELVGVGVKPGSYAGGGNGAPRPLSMARLLVGSEGTLVTVVEAKVRLMPRPRATALDVIHFAEMQEALEASQAILESGPYAVELTDKMILDLARGNIEHRQRAAFIQGDPAAILMVEYAGDREAEVRAKVETLEARRQRERFGYAAHITYDPAAQQSIWKLRKAGLGLLLGMKGDRKPIAFVEDTAVEPRHLPKFVERFREIVARHDTEGAYYGHCSVGCLHIRPVINLKTPRGLEQVRAIADEITDLVLEFGGTISSEHGDGRARSPFLERMYGPTLMRAFRELKQAFDPDNRMNPGNLVESPGITEHMRYGAQYTTWEPSTLLDFRGQGGFAAAVEMCNGVGVCRKTLEGTMCPSYMATRDEEHSTRGRANALRAVLSGQVPAGEFTGKRLYEVMDLCLECKGCKAECPSNVDMAKLKYEFLHHYYRANGLPLRNRLFGHLARVSALGAAAPWLVNRLSALAPSRWLLEKIAGIDRRRPLPPLAAQTFTDWFARRPAPAAASKGDVVLFHDTFVTYNVPEIGQAAVGLLEAAGYRVVLVDRKCCGRPLISKGLLDQAREHAAWNVARLAPHASRGTAIVGLEPSCLLTLRDEWVDLLRTDEARAVARQSFLLEEFLVRERDRGLRLAFKGQGRAALLHGHCHQKALVGTAPTVEALRWAGFAVSEVDSGCCGMAGSFGFEHEHYDISVWLGNRRLAPAVKAAPTETEIVAPGISCRQQIGHLAGRRARHPAEVLWEALAT